From one Peredibacter starrii genomic stretch:
- the rplK gene encoding 50S ribosomal protein L11, which yields MAKKVTGFIKLQIAGGKANPSPPIGPALGQRGVNIMEFCKAFNARTQKDMGVVLPTIITVYSDRTFTFVTKTPPATYLIKDKLKLQSGSKKPGHEVAGSVSEKVVSEVAKAKEPDLTAASHEAAKRTVEGSVRSMGLKLDYK from the coding sequence ATGGCTAAGAAAGTCACAGGCTTTATCAAGCTTCAAATCGCAGGTGGGAAAGCAAACCCATCTCCACCAATTGGTCCAGCTCTTGGTCAACGTGGTGTGAACATCATGGAATTCTGTAAGGCATTCAATGCTCGTACACAGAAAGACATGGGTGTTGTTCTTCCGACAATCATCACTGTTTATTCGGACAGAACTTTCACATTCGTAACTAAGACGCCACCAGCTACTTATCTAATCAAAGATAAGCTTAAGCTTCAGTCTGGTTCTAAGAAACCAGGTCACGAAGTTGCAGGCTCAGTTTCTGAGAAGGTTGTTTCTGAAGTTGCAAAAGCTAAAGAACCAGATCTAACTGCTGCATCTCATGAAGCTGCTAAGCGTACTGTAGAAGGTTCAGTCCGTTCTATGGGTCTTAAATTAGATTATAAGTAA
- the rpoB gene encoding DNA-directed RNA polymerase subunit beta encodes MTKVFAPNEWTRRSFSKNDYVMSPPSLMKLQISSYEDFLQKDIPPAKREDKGLQAVFKSIFPIFDFNKTVSLEFVSYTLEEPKYSVGECRARGLSYESPLKVTVRLIFYDMTSEREDGQRTISSIKEQEVYLGNIPLMAPTGSFIFNGTERVIVSQLHRSPGIIFEHDSGKKHSSGKLLYSARIIPHRGSWLDFEFDHKNILYARIDRKRKFHATVILKAMGYSVADLLKAFYPLEKINLSEKGYSRELDYELLTGARIDDDILHPKTGEAIIKKGKKITKPAVKKLQESGLKALPLKLEEVVGKVIADDIYDKSTGEVIASANEALTESKIFEFIKAGIKSVETIYIDNVNYSDQIRNTLYLDKTHSTEEALVKIFERLRPGEPPTIEAAETLFGGLFFTATKYDLSKVGRMKINYKFGLDIPVENTVLTKEDILTTVKYLVDLNNGKGQVDDIDHLGNRRVRAVGELLENQFRVGLVRMERAVKERMSIQELDTMMPHDLVNQKPVAAAVKEFFGSSQLSQFMDQTNPLSEVTHKRRLSALGPGGLTRERAGFEVRDVHATHYGRMCPIETPEGPNIGLITSLATYAKVSEYGFIESPYRVVNEDRSIEKKIKYFSSFEEEGKIIAQADNHFIKDGKVAGNMIAARKQGELALVDASEVDLMDVSPSQMISIATSLIPFLEHDDANRALMGSNMMRQAVPVVKTDAPLVGTGVESTVARDSGAILFAGHDGKVIFVDSNRIVIQRDNFKEEESGVDVHKLVKYQRSNQNTSINQKALVKEGDRVHAGDVIADGPATQFGDLALGQNILVAFMPWGGYNYEDSILINEKILAQDVFTTIHIENYEVEARDTKLGKEEITRDIPNVSEEALKDLDEAGIIRVGAIVKPGDILVGKITPKGETQLSPEEKLLKAIFGDKAGDVKDTSLRVPSSVRGTVIDAHVFTREGVELDARSKAIIEKETALIRRDENIEIKAIQRSAIKKIADMLGGAVTEDKLVSEDGSSELLKKGTKITDEVLYSIPFELIGYLPLKADLEEKLSEYFADIRNRINRVRAKANEEIAKLHKGDELPPGVIKKVVVYIAIKRKLQPGDKMAGRHGNKGVISRVLPVEDMPYMADGTPVEIVLNPLGVPSRMNIGQLFELHLGWAGRGLGDKIRYMMEEQMELHRIKDLISKIYKTPETDAWLKKASDAQVKELAEKLQSGVRFASPTFDGATEKDIEEMFDLAELDRSGKTTLFDGITGEAFSEEVTVGSMYMLKLHHLVDEKIHARSTGPYSLVTQQPLGGKAQFGGQRLGEMEVWALEAYGAAYTLQEFLTVKSDDVVGRTRMYESIVKGEQVLEPGLPESFNVLIRELQALALDVKLEEPTAEPLL; translated from the coding sequence ATGACAAAAGTATTTGCACCAAACGAGTGGACACGTAGAAGTTTCAGCAAAAACGACTATGTGATGTCACCGCCGAGCTTGATGAAACTGCAGATCAGCTCGTACGAGGATTTCCTTCAAAAAGATATCCCTCCTGCAAAACGTGAAGATAAGGGCCTTCAGGCTGTCTTCAAGTCTATTTTCCCAATTTTCGATTTTAACAAGACTGTATCTCTAGAGTTCGTTAGTTACACACTAGAAGAGCCTAAATACTCAGTGGGTGAATGTCGTGCCCGCGGTCTTTCATATGAATCACCATTGAAGGTGACAGTTCGTCTAATCTTCTACGATATGACTTCAGAGCGTGAAGATGGTCAGCGTACTATTTCATCAATTAAAGAACAGGAAGTTTACCTAGGTAACATTCCTCTAATGGCCCCAACTGGGTCATTCATATTCAACGGTACTGAGCGCGTAATCGTATCTCAGCTACACCGTTCTCCAGGGATCATTTTTGAACACGATTCTGGTAAGAAGCACTCTTCTGGTAAGCTTCTTTACTCAGCTCGTATCATCCCTCACCGTGGTTCATGGTTGGATTTCGAATTCGATCACAAAAACATTCTTTACGCTCGTATCGACCGTAAACGTAAGTTCCACGCAACAGTTATCCTTAAAGCAATGGGCTACTCTGTAGCTGACCTTCTTAAGGCGTTCTATCCTCTTGAGAAAATCAATCTTTCTGAGAAAGGTTATTCTCGTGAGCTAGATTACGAACTACTTACTGGTGCTCGTATTGATGACGATATCCTTCACCCAAAAACTGGTGAAGCAATCATCAAGAAAGGCAAAAAGATCACTAAGCCTGCAGTTAAAAAACTTCAGGAATCTGGTCTTAAAGCTCTTCCACTTAAACTTGAAGAAGTTGTTGGAAAAGTTATTGCTGACGATATCTACGACAAATCAACAGGTGAAGTTATCGCTTCTGCAAACGAGGCCCTTACTGAATCTAAGATTTTCGAATTTATCAAAGCTGGTATCAAGTCAGTTGAAACTATCTACATTGATAACGTGAACTACTCTGATCAAATCAGAAACACACTTTATCTTGATAAGACTCACTCTACTGAAGAAGCTCTTGTTAAAATTTTCGAAAGACTTCGTCCAGGTGAGCCACCAACGATTGAAGCTGCTGAAACACTTTTCGGCGGTCTGTTCTTTACAGCGACAAAATATGACCTATCTAAAGTAGGCCGTATGAAGATCAACTATAAGTTCGGTCTTGATATCCCTGTTGAGAACACAGTTCTTACAAAAGAAGATATCCTTACAACTGTTAAGTACCTTGTGGATCTTAACAACGGTAAAGGTCAAGTCGATGATATCGATCACCTTGGTAACCGTCGTGTTCGTGCGGTTGGTGAACTTCTTGAGAACCAATTCCGTGTTGGTCTAGTTCGTATGGAAAGAGCGGTAAAAGAAAGAATGTCGATTCAAGAACTCGACACAATGATGCCGCACGATCTTGTGAACCAAAAGCCAGTTGCTGCTGCAGTTAAGGAGTTCTTCGGATCTTCTCAACTTTCTCAGTTCATGGATCAAACAAACCCACTATCTGAAGTAACACACAAGCGTCGTCTTTCAGCTCTAGGCCCAGGTGGTCTAACTCGTGAGCGCGCTGGTTTCGAAGTACGTGACGTTCACGCAACTCACTACGGTCGTATGTGTCCAATTGAGACTCCAGAGGGACCAAACATTGGTCTAATCACGTCTCTTGCTACATACGCGAAAGTTTCTGAGTACGGATTCATTGAATCTCCGTACCGTGTTGTTAACGAAGATCGCTCAATTGAGAAGAAGATCAAGTACTTCTCTTCTTTCGAAGAAGAAGGAAAAATTATCGCTCAAGCTGATAATCACTTCATTAAAGACGGAAAAGTTGCTGGTAACATGATCGCTGCTCGTAAGCAGGGTGAACTTGCACTAGTGGACGCGTCTGAAGTTGATTTGATGGACGTTTCTCCATCACAAATGATCTCGATCGCTACTTCATTGATTCCGTTCCTTGAGCACGATGATGCTAACCGAGCGCTAATGGGTTCAAACATGATGAGACAAGCGGTGCCAGTTGTTAAAACTGACGCTCCTCTTGTTGGTACAGGTGTTGAATCAACTGTTGCACGTGACTCTGGTGCGATTCTTTTCGCTGGCCACGACGGTAAAGTAATCTTCGTTGATTCTAACCGTATCGTTATCCAACGCGATAACTTCAAAGAAGAAGAATCAGGCGTAGACGTTCACAAGCTAGTTAAATACCAACGCTCTAACCAAAACACTTCTATTAACCAGAAAGCTCTAGTTAAAGAAGGTGACCGCGTTCACGCTGGTGATGTTATCGCCGACGGTCCAGCGACTCAGTTTGGTGACCTAGCTCTTGGTCAGAACATCCTAGTGGCATTCATGCCATGGGGTGGTTATAACTACGAGGATTCAATCCTTATTAACGAGAAGATCCTTGCTCAAGACGTATTCACTACGATCCACATCGAGAACTACGAAGTGGAAGCTCGTGATACTAAACTTGGTAAAGAAGAAATCACTCGCGATATTCCAAACGTTTCTGAAGAGGCCCTAAAAGACCTTGATGAAGCTGGTATCATCCGCGTTGGTGCGATCGTAAAACCAGGAGACATCCTAGTTGGTAAGATCACTCCAAAAGGTGAAACTCAACTTTCTCCAGAAGAAAAACTTCTTAAAGCTATCTTCGGTGATAAGGCCGGAGACGTTAAAGATACTTCTCTTCGCGTTCCTTCTTCAGTTCGCGGAACAGTAATTGATGCTCACGTCTTCACTCGTGAAGGTGTTGAACTAGATGCTCGTTCTAAAGCGATCATTGAAAAAGAAACTGCTCTTATCCGTCGTGATGAGAACATTGAAATCAAGGCCATCCAGCGTTCAGCAATTAAGAAAATCGCTGACATGCTTGGTGGTGCAGTAACTGAAGATAAACTCGTTTCTGAAGATGGTTCATCTGAACTACTTAAGAAAGGTACTAAGATTACAGACGAAGTTCTTTACTCTATTCCTTTCGAGCTTATCGGATACCTACCTCTTAAAGCTGATCTTGAAGAGAAGCTTTCTGAGTACTTCGCTGACATCCGTAACCGTATTAACCGTGTACGTGCTAAAGCGAATGAAGAGATTGCAAAACTTCACAAAGGTGATGAGCTTCCTCCTGGCGTTATCAAGAAAGTCGTTGTTTACATCGCGATTAAGCGTAAGCTTCAGCCGGGTGATAAAATGGCGGGTCGTCACGGTAACAAAGGTGTTATCTCACGCGTTCTTCCAGTAGAAGACATGCCTTATATGGCCGACGGTACTCCGGTTGAAATCGTATTGAACCCACTAGGGGTTCCTTCACGTATGAACATCGGTCAGCTCTTCGAGCTTCACCTTGGTTGGGCAGGTCGCGGTCTTGGTGACAAGATTCGTTACATGATGGAAGAGCAAATGGAGCTTCATAGAATTAAAGATCTAATCTCTAAGATCTATAAGACTCCTGAAACAGATGCTTGGTTGAAGAAAGCTTCAGACGCTCAAGTTAAAGAGCTTGCTGAAAAACTTCAGTCTGGTGTTCGTTTCGCATCTCCTACATTCGATGGTGCTACTGAAAAAGATATCGAAGAAATGTTCGACCTAGCTGAGCTTGATCGTTCAGGTAAGACGACTCTATTCGACGGTATCACAGGCGAAGCTTTCTCTGAGGAAGTAACGGTTGGTTCAATGTACATGTTGAAACTTCACCACCTTGTTGATGAGAAAATTCACGCTCGTTCTACTGGTCCTTACTCACTTGTTACTCAGCAGCCGCTTGGTGGTAAAGCTCAGTTCGGTGGTCAGCGTCTAGGGGAAATGGAAGTGTGGGCACTTGAAGCATACGGTGCTGCTTATACTCTACAAGAGTTCCTGACTGTTAAGTCGGATGACGTTGTAGGTAGAACGCGCATGTATGAGTCTATTGTTAAAGGCGAGCAGGTTCTTGAACCAGGCTTACCAGAGTCGTTTAACGTTCTAATTCGCGAGCTTCAAGCACTTGCGCTTGATGTGAAATTAGAAGAACCGACTGCAGAGCCATTACTTTAA
- the rplL gene encoding 50S ribosomal protein L7/L12, translating into MSITNEQLIEHVSKMSVLDLANLVKELETKFGVSAAPVAVAGAAAAGPAAEEKTEFTVVLADKGASPINVIKEVRAITGLGLKEAKDLVEGAPKTVKEGVSKDEAAELKKKLEAAGAKVEVK; encoded by the coding sequence ATGTCTATCACTAACGAACAACTTATCGAGCACGTTTCAAAAATGTCAGTTCTTGACCTAGCTAACCTAGTTAAAGAACTTGAAACTAAATTCGGCGTATCTGCAGCTCCTGTAGCTGTTGCTGGTGCTGCTGCTGCTGGTCCTGCTGCTGAAGAAAAAACAGAATTCACAGTAGTTCTTGCTGATAAAGGTGCTTCACCAATCAACGTTATTAAAGAAGTACGTGCTATCACTGGTCTTGGTCTTAAAGAAGCAAAAGACCTTGTTGAAGGCGCACCTAAGACTGTTAAAGAAGGCGTATCGAAAGATGAAGCTGCTGAGCTTAAGAAGAAGCTTGAAGCTGCCGGCGCTAAAGTCGAAGTTAAGTAA
- the secE gene encoding preprotein translocase subunit SecE — protein MAVASNDEGKKWIQATVAVVCILVGYVLISFFEKLAEWFALETMIPYFHALTQVVSVLIAVGAYVGIMKNPKSSEFLTNVYQEIMKVVWPDSQQTWRHTFVILIAVTIFGFVFGFFDFGANYLLGLVNK, from the coding sequence ATGGCTGTGGCTTCTAATGATGAAGGCAAGAAGTGGATTCAGGCTACTGTTGCTGTTGTCTGCATTCTAGTTGGTTACGTTCTTATCAGTTTTTTCGAAAAGCTTGCTGAATGGTTTGCTTTAGAGACAATGATTCCTTACTTCCACGCTCTCACTCAAGTAGTGTCAGTGCTTATCGCTGTTGGAGCATACGTAGGAATTATGAAGAACCCAAAATCTTCAGAGTTTCTGACGAATGTTTATCAAGAAATTATGAAAGTAGTATGGCCAGATAGCCAGCAAACTTGGAGACACACTTTTGTGATTCTAATTGCTGTAACTATCTTCGGATTTGTCTTCGGCTTTTTCGATTTTGGTGCCAACTATCTTCTAGGTCTAGTTAATAAATAA
- the nusG gene encoding transcription termination/antitermination protein NusG, whose amino-acid sequence MTDANTERVLATGDSPDFKWYIVHVLSGFENRVLKTLKERIVNHNMTEYFAEIMVPEESVVANVNGKKRTMKKKFFPGYVLIKMIMTEKTWHLVKDTDKITGFIGGTKDKPMPISDEEAASMTASLAEGFKRTRSVANFSEGDSVKVIEGPFASFVGVVEAISDKGKVKVQVSIFGRPTPVELEFSQVEKV is encoded by the coding sequence ATGACTGATGCAAATACAGAGAGAGTACTCGCTACTGGCGATTCTCCGGATTTCAAATGGTATATCGTTCACGTATTAAGTGGATTCGAAAACCGCGTTCTAAAAACTCTTAAAGAGCGTATTGTTAATCACAATATGACTGAATACTTCGCTGAGATCATGGTTCCTGAAGAATCAGTGGTTGCGAACGTAAATGGTAAGAAGCGTACTATGAAGAAGAAATTCTTCCCAGGTTACGTTCTTATCAAAATGATCATGACTGAAAAGACATGGCACTTAGTAAAAGATACAGACAAAATTACCGGCTTCATTGGCGGTACTAAAGATAAGCCGATGCCTATCTCTGACGAGGAAGCAGCTTCAATGACAGCTTCTCTTGCAGAAGGCTTCAAGCGTACTCGTTCTGTTGCTAACTTCTCTGAAGGCGATTCTGTAAAAGTTATCGAAGGGCCATTCGCTTCGTTCGTTGGTGTGGTAGAAGCCATTTCTGACAAAGGTAAAGTGAAGGTTCAGGTTTCGATCTTTGGTCGTCCGACACCAGTAGAACTAGAATTCTCTCAAGTAGAGAAGGTTTAA
- the rplA gene encoding 50S ribosomal protein L1, with translation MKKVSPKYKEAAKKVDSTKLYSVSEAVALAKSSAYAKFDETVDLAFRLGIDPRHADQMVRGAIVMPAGTGKKTTVVVITAGEKLAEAEKAGADFVGGDDIINKIAGGWMDFDRVIATPDMMGKIGKIARVLGPRGLMPNPKLGTVTTDVSKAIAEQKAGKVEYRADKTGIVHVPIGKKSFTEAQLLENFKAVTGAILRAKPSSAKGTYVKSLTISTTMGPGVKIDANDASTVSL, from the coding sequence ATGAAAAAAGTATCGCCAAAATATAAAGAAGCCGCGAAGAAAGTTGATTCTACAAAGCTTTATTCTGTTTCAGAAGCTGTAGCTCTTGCTAAGTCTTCTGCTTACGCAAAATTCGACGAAACTGTTGATCTTGCTTTCCGTCTTGGTATTGACCCTCGTCACGCTGACCAAATGGTTCGTGGTGCGATCGTTATGCCAGCTGGTACTGGTAAGAAGACAACTGTTGTAGTTATCACTGCAGGTGAAAAACTTGCTGAAGCTGAGAAAGCTGGTGCTGACTTCGTTGGTGGTGACGACATCATCAACAAAATCGCTGGTGGTTGGATGGATTTCGATCGCGTAATCGCGACTCCAGATATGATGGGTAAGATCGGTAAGATCGCTCGCGTACTTGGTCCACGTGGTCTTATGCCGAACCCAAAGCTAGGAACAGTTACAACTGACGTTTCTAAAGCAATCGCTGAGCAAAAAGCCGGTAAAGTTGAATACCGTGCTGATAAAACTGGTATCGTACACGTTCCAATCGGTAAGAAATCTTTCACTGAAGCTCAACTTCTTGAAAACTTCAAAGCTGTTACTGGTGCGATCCTTCGTGCTAAGCCATCTTCTGCTAAAGGTACATACGTTAAGTCGCTTACAATCAGCACTACTATGGGCCCAGGCGTGAAGATCGATGCTAACGACGCATCAACTGTATCTCTATAA
- the rplJ gene encoding 50S ribosomal protein L10 — protein sequence MMTRAEKDAVVSSIKEKIEKSQAVFLTNLVGIPSVDSVRIRKNVREAKGHMVITRNTLFARAAKGTFAEGLLADLKGSSAVAFAYEDAAAVAKIVNDAAGEFENIVTIKGGQLGTQKLSKAEVVALAKLPSRNQMLGTLLATFNAPVSAFARVLFAIQEQKQGGAAAPATENA from the coding sequence ATGATGACACGTGCAGAAAAAGACGCAGTAGTTTCTTCAATCAAAGAGAAAATTGAGAAGTCACAAGCTGTCTTCTTAACAAACCTCGTAGGTATCCCTTCAGTTGATTCTGTAAGAATCAGAAAGAACGTTCGCGAAGCTAAAGGCCACATGGTCATTACTCGTAACACTCTTTTCGCTCGCGCGGCTAAAGGTACATTTGCTGAAGGTCTTCTTGCTGATCTGAAGGGATCTAGTGCTGTTGCATTTGCTTACGAAGACGCAGCGGCTGTTGCGAAAATCGTAAACGATGCAGCTGGTGAGTTCGAGAACATCGTTACTATTAAGGGCGGTCAACTTGGAACTCAAAAACTATCAAAAGCAGAAGTAGTGGCACTTGCGAAATTGCCATCTCGTAACCAAATGCTTGGAACATTACTTGCTACATTTAATGCCCCAGTATCTGCTTTCGCTAGAGTACTATTCGCGATTCAAGAGCAAAAACAAGGTGGCGCTGCTGCCCCTGCTACTGAAAACGCTTAA
- the tuf gene encoding elongation factor Tu translates to MAKEKFDRSKPHVNIGTIGHVDHGKTTLTAAITMTMAKVYGGTAKSYADIDSAPEEKARGITINTAHVEYTTANRHYAHVDCPGHADYVKNMITGAAQMDGAILVCSAADGPMPQTREHILLARQVGVPAIVVFMNKVDQVDDKELLDLVEMEIRELLSKYQFPGDDIPVVKGSALAAVEDRDEAIGKNAIIELMNQVDSYIPTPARDIDKPFLMPVEDVFSISGRGTVVTGRVERGIVKVGEEIEIIGIKEAQKSTITGVEMFRKLLDEGRAGDNVGLLLRGTKREDVERGQCMIKPGTVKPHAKFRCEVYILTKEEGGRHTPIFKGYRPQFYFRTTDVTGSITLNDGVEMIMPGDNTSFAVELIAPVAMEKGLRFAIREGGRTIGAGTVSDILA, encoded by the coding sequence ATGGCTAAGGAAAAATTTGATCGTAGTAAGCCGCACGTAAACATCGGTACTATCGGTCACGTAGACCACGGTAAAACAACACTAACTGCTGCTATCACAATGACGATGGCAAAAGTTTACGGTGGTACAGCTAAATCATACGCTGACATCGATTCAGCTCCTGAAGAAAAAGCTCGTGGTATTACAATCAATACTGCGCACGTTGAATATACAACAGCTAACCGTCACTACGCTCACGTAGATTGTCCGGGTCACGCTGACTACGTTAAAAACATGATCACTGGTGCTGCTCAAATGGACGGCGCTATTCTAGTTTGTTCTGCTGCTGACGGCCCTATGCCTCAGACTCGTGAGCACATCCTTCTTGCTCGTCAAGTAGGTGTACCTGCGATCGTAGTATTCATGAACAAAGTTGACCAAGTAGACGATAAAGAGCTTCTTGATCTAGTAGAAATGGAGATCAGAGAGCTTCTTTCTAAGTACCAATTCCCTGGTGACGATATTCCTGTAGTTAAGGGTTCTGCTCTTGCTGCTGTTGAAGACCGTGACGAAGCGATCGGTAAAAACGCAATCATCGAACTTATGAATCAAGTTGATTCATATATCCCGACTCCAGCTCGTGATATCGATAAGCCATTCCTTATGCCAGTTGAGGACGTGTTCTCAATCTCTGGTCGTGGTACAGTAGTAACTGGCCGTGTAGAGCGTGGTATCGTGAAAGTGGGCGAAGAGATCGAAATCATCGGTATCAAAGAAGCTCAAAAATCAACAATCACTGGTGTTGAAATGTTCCGTAAACTTCTTGATGAAGGTCGTGCTGGTGATAACGTTGGTCTTCTTCTTCGTGGTACGAAGCGTGAAGACGTTGAACGTGGTCAGTGTATGATTAAACCAGGAACGGTTAAGCCTCACGCTAAATTCCGTTGCGAAGTTTATATCCTTACAAAAGAAGAAGGTGGACGTCACACTCCAATCTTCAAAGGTTACCGTCCTCAGTTCTACTTCAGAACTACAGACGTAACTGGTTCAATCACTCTTAACGATGGCGTTGAGATGATTATGCCAGGCGATAACACTTCTTTCGCTGTAGAGCTTATCGCTCCAGTAGCTATGGAGAAGGGTCTTCGTTTCGCTATCCGTGAGGGTGGTCGTACGATCGGTGCCGGTACTGTTTCTGATATTCTTGCTTAA